In Gordonia phthalatica, one genomic interval encodes:
- a CDS encoding HAD-IC family P-type ATPase, whose protein sequence is MTTSTTTGRDPGLTAAEVAERTAAGQANVTPDKSGRSVADIVKANVFTRINAILGVLFAIVASTGSFINGLFGLLIIANSGIGIIQEVRAKKTLDRLAIVGQTRPVVRRDGVSAEIPAAEVVLGDLIELGPGDQVIVDGETVESESLDMDESLLTGEADAVDKAIGDEIMSGSFVVAGSGTYRATKVGADSYANKLAAEASKFTLVSSELRSGIDQILKVITWLLIPAGILTIVNQLFISQNGLRTALLGMVAALVPMVPEGLVLMTSIAFAVGVVRLGQRQCLVNELPAIEGLARVDVVCTDKTGTLTENGMRLSELRIVTADSEDAAVQAHVEQALASIAAHDPRPNASIQAVQEAYPDAPDWSTSAILPFSSANKFSGMSLRDAAGTDQGNWLIGAPDVLLDPESETAQLASDLGSTGLRILLLATTDVPVDAEPSGDTAVPGTLVPTALVVLEQRVRPDARDTIEYFESQHVAVKIISGDNARSVGAVGESLGLGSPDTAVDARKLPADDDAALAEVIADADAFGRVRPDQKRAMVKALQSQEHTVAMTGDGVNDVLALKDADIGVAMGSGSSAARSVAQIVLLDNKFATLPYVVGEGRRVIGNIERVSNLFLTKTVYAVLLALLIGGAGLLAKTFDWASISYPFQPIHVTISAWFTIGIPAFVLSLAPNNERAKTGFVRRVLTQAVPNGVIVGLATFTCFLLVNRDYSAELGNYIANVAAEPRVGIAAVANATQTLGAVQTQAATAALATMIAIAVYVLVVVARPYNWWKMVLLAVSVGAYVLIFTVPFTQRLFHLDSSNMKMMGIAAVCALVGCLAVEASTQVMNRYLERKNKLREHPVSV, encoded by the coding sequence ATGACGACCTCGACGACGACGGGCCGCGACCCCGGCCTCACCGCGGCGGAGGTCGCCGAGCGCACCGCCGCGGGCCAGGCCAACGTCACCCCCGACAAGTCCGGGCGGTCGGTGGCCGACATCGTCAAGGCCAACGTCTTCACCCGCATCAACGCGATCCTCGGCGTGCTGTTCGCGATCGTCGCGTCCACCGGCTCGTTCATCAACGGACTGTTCGGTCTGCTGATCATCGCCAACAGCGGCATCGGCATCATCCAGGAGGTCCGCGCCAAGAAGACGCTCGACCGCCTCGCGATCGTGGGCCAGACCCGGCCCGTCGTCCGGCGCGACGGCGTCTCCGCCGAGATCCCCGCCGCCGAGGTGGTGCTCGGCGACCTCATCGAGCTGGGTCCCGGCGACCAGGTGATCGTCGACGGCGAGACGGTCGAATCCGAGTCGCTCGACATGGACGAGTCGCTGCTCACCGGCGAGGCCGACGCCGTCGACAAGGCGATCGGCGACGAGATCATGTCCGGCAGCTTCGTTGTCGCCGGTTCCGGCACCTACCGCGCCACCAAGGTGGGCGCCGACTCGTACGCCAACAAGCTCGCCGCCGAGGCCTCCAAGTTCACCCTCGTCTCCTCAGAACTGCGGTCGGGTATCGACCAGATCCTCAAGGTCATCACCTGGCTGCTGATCCCGGCCGGCATCCTCACCATCGTCAACCAGCTCTTCATCAGCCAGAACGGACTGCGCACGGCGCTGCTCGGGATGGTCGCGGCACTGGTCCCGATGGTGCCCGAGGGCCTCGTTCTGATGACGTCGATCGCGTTCGCCGTCGGCGTCGTCCGACTCGGCCAACGCCAGTGCCTGGTCAACGAGCTCCCCGCGATCGAGGGCCTGGCCCGCGTCGATGTGGTCTGCACCGACAAGACCGGCACCCTCACCGAGAACGGCATGCGGCTGTCGGAGCTGCGGATCGTGACAGCGGATTCCGAGGATGCCGCCGTGCAGGCGCACGTGGAGCAGGCGCTCGCGTCGATCGCCGCGCACGACCCGCGACCCAACGCCAGCATCCAGGCCGTGCAGGAGGCCTACCCCGACGCGCCCGACTGGTCGACGTCGGCGATCCTCCCGTTCAGCTCCGCCAACAAGTTCTCCGGCATGTCGCTGCGCGACGCCGCCGGCACCGATCAGGGCAACTGGCTGATCGGCGCGCCCGACGTCCTGCTGGATCCGGAGTCCGAGACCGCGCAGCTGGCGTCCGACCTCGGCTCCACCGGCCTGCGGATCCTGCTCCTCGCCACCACCGACGTCCCCGTCGACGCCGAGCCGAGCGGCGACACCGCGGTCCCCGGCACGCTGGTGCCCACCGCTCTCGTCGTCCTGGAACAGCGCGTCCGGCCCGACGCCCGCGACACCATCGAGTACTTCGAGTCGCAGCACGTGGCGGTCAAGATCATCTCCGGCGACAACGCCCGCTCGGTCGGCGCCGTCGGCGAATCGCTCGGGCTCGGCAGTCCGGACACCGCCGTCGACGCGCGGAAGCTGCCCGCGGACGACGACGCCGCGCTCGCCGAGGTGATCGCCGACGCCGACGCCTTCGGGCGCGTCCGCCCCGACCAGAAGCGCGCCATGGTGAAGGCCCTCCAGTCGCAGGAGCACACGGTCGCGATGACCGGTGACGGCGTCAACGACGTCCTCGCCCTCAAAGACGCCGACATCGGCGTCGCAATGGGCTCGGGATCCTCGGCCGCGCGGTCGGTGGCGCAGATCGTCCTGCTGGACAACAAGTTCGCCACCCTCCCGTACGTGGTCGGCGAGGGCCGTCGCGTCATCGGCAACATCGAACGCGTCTCGAACCTGTTCCTCACCAAGACCGTGTACGCGGTGCTGCTGGCGCTGCTCATCGGCGGTGCCGGCCTGCTCGCGAAGACGTTCGACTGGGCGTCGATCAGCTACCCGTTCCAACCGATCCACGTCACCATCTCCGCCTGGTTCACCATCGGCATCCCGGCATTCGTGCTGTCGCTGGCGCCGAACAACGAGCGCGCCAAGACCGGTTTCGTGCGACGCGTCCTGACGCAGGCCGTGCCGAACGGCGTCATCGTCGGTCTGGCGACCTTCACCTGCTTCCTACTGGTGAACCGCGACTACTCGGCCGAACTCGGCAACTACATCGCGAACGTGGCCGCCGAGCCGCGCGTCGGGATCGCGGCCGTCGCCAACGCGACACAGACCCTCGGTGCCGTGCAGACGCAGGCGGCCACCGCGGCTCTGGCCACGATGATCGCGATCGCCGTCTACGTGCTCGTGGTGGTCGCGCGGCCGTACAACTGGTGGAAGATGGTGCTGCTCGCGGTCTCGGTCGGCGCATACGTTCTGATCTTCACCGTTCCGTTCACCCAGCGACTGTTCCACCTCGACTCGTCGAACATGAAGATGATGGGCATCGCCGCCGTGTGCGCCCTGGTCGGGTGCTTGGCTGTCGAAGCGTCGACGCAGGTCATGAATCGATACCTGGAGCGAAAGAACAAACTCCGCGAGCATCCCGTCTCGGTCTGA
- a CDS encoding antitoxin produces MDLNGIVNKAKDALKSNPDLIEKGGDAIDKATGGKYASQVDKAQDAARKAVGAEQKQQGEQQ; encoded by the coding sequence ATGGATCTCAACGGAATCGTGAACAAGGCCAAGGACGCACTGAAGTCCAACCCGGATCTCATCGAGAAGGGCGGCGACGCGATCGACAAGGCGACCGGCGGCAAGTACGCCTCGCAGGTCGACAAGGCTCAGGACGCCGCGCGCAAGGCTGTCGGTGCGGAGCAGAAGCAGCAGGGCGAGCAGCAGTAG
- a CDS encoding DNA-3-methyladenine glycosylase: protein MESLVLAMAIESNRNRPSQTEPTEDVYDDHPPVLEAARALLGRRLVGYGASLLITEVEAYNGPDDPASHAFTRTKRSKTMYGPAFRLYVYQIHTHHCANIVTSPEGEGSAVLLRAGIVVDGLEAAHERRGDVADHLLARGPGNLTRALGITKADLETDLLDGTGVHLAPDESVYNAAQIVAGPRVGVRLAADRPWRFWIDGEPSVSAYRRHAKAAR, encoded by the coding sequence ATGGAGTCACTGGTCTTAGCCATGGCTATAGAGAGTAATCGGAACCGGCCGTCACAGACAGAACCCACGGAAGACGTCTACGACGACCATCCCCCGGTTCTCGAAGCCGCCCGCGCACTCCTCGGTCGCCGCCTGGTCGGATACGGTGCGTCACTGCTGATCACCGAGGTGGAGGCCTACAACGGACCCGACGACCCGGCGTCGCACGCCTTCACGCGGACCAAGCGGTCGAAGACCATGTACGGCCCCGCGTTCCGGCTGTACGTCTATCAGATCCACACCCATCATTGCGCGAACATCGTGACGAGTCCGGAGGGTGAGGGGTCCGCGGTTCTGCTGCGGGCCGGGATCGTGGTCGACGGGCTGGAGGCCGCACACGAGCGGCGCGGCGACGTCGCCGATCATCTCCTCGCGCGCGGGCCGGGGAATCTGACGCGCGCGCTCGGCATCACCAAGGCCGATTTGGAGACCGACCTCCTGGACGGGACCGGCGTGCATCTGGCTCCCGATGAGAGCGTCTACAACGCCGCACAGATCGTCGCCGGCCCGCGAGTCGGAGTACGACTGGCGGCCGACCGGCCATGGCGCTTCTGGATCGACGGCGAACCGTCGGTCTCGGCGTACCGTCGACACGCGAAGGCCGCACGCTGA
- a CDS encoding SRPBCC family protein — protein MAKTSDSIHVALPPEDTFACAADLSRYDEWLVLHDGWRSPLPAAEDLKKGTKISSVIKAKGTRVRFAWEIEKFNRPSEVVLKGAGKGGVKAKIDLLVEPDGDGSKVTFLIDLGGLPLMGPVGKASALAVKGDIGKSLQKFNALFG, from the coding sequence ATGGCTAAGACCAGTGACTCCATTCATGTCGCGCTCCCTCCGGAGGATACCTTCGCGTGCGCGGCCGACCTGTCCCGCTACGACGAGTGGCTGGTCCTGCACGACGGCTGGCGCAGTCCGCTGCCCGCCGCTGAGGACCTGAAGAAGGGCACCAAGATCTCCTCGGTCATCAAGGCCAAGGGCACACGGGTCCGCTTCGCGTGGGAGATCGAGAAGTTCAACCGCCCGTCCGAGGTGGTCCTCAAAGGCGCGGGCAAGGGCGGTGTCAAAGCCAAGATCGACCTGCTCGTGGAACCCGACGGCGACGGCTCCAAGGTCACCTTCTTGATCGACCTCGGCGGACTGCCCTTGATGGGCCCGGTGGGCAAGGCCTCAGCGCTCGCGGTCAAGGGCGACATCGGGAAGTCGCTGCAGAAGTTCAACGCGCTCTTCGGTTGA
- a CDS encoding amino acid permease: MTTSPTTGPALSEGDGDYHRALKPRQIQMIAIGGAIGTGLFMGAGGRLAGAGPAIVISYAVCGFFAFLILRALGELVLHRPTAGSFVSYAREFFGEKASFATGWLYWLNWAMTGIVDITASALYMHFFSKYVDWIGAVPQWVWALAALVLVLGLNLISVKVFGELEFWFALIKVAALVGFLIIGVYFVVFGTPVDGQTTGLSLIHENGGFLPQGLMPALVVIQGVVFAYASIELLGTAAGETENPEKVMPKAINTVILRIAVFYVGSLVLLSLLLPYTAYKAGESPFVTFFGSIGVDGMDTIMDLVVLTAALSSLNAGMYSTGRILRSMALAGSAPQFAARMNGNGVPYGGILITGAVAGAGVLLNAVVPAQAFEIVLNLASLGIIASWGMIVLCQLALYHRAKRGLMERPAFRMVMAPWSGYLTLAFLVSVVVLMAFDRPVGTWTVASLLIIVPALVGGWYLCRGRVMRLAAAHTGPIATADAPVPVDASRP; the protein is encoded by the coding sequence TCCCCCACCACGGGTCCCGCGCTGTCCGAAGGCGACGGCGACTACCACCGCGCGCTCAAGCCCCGGCAGATCCAGATGATCGCGATCGGCGGCGCCATCGGCACCGGCCTGTTCATGGGCGCGGGCGGCCGCCTCGCCGGCGCCGGTCCCGCGATCGTCATCAGCTACGCGGTCTGCGGCTTCTTCGCGTTCCTCATCCTCCGAGCGCTCGGCGAACTCGTTCTCCACCGTCCGACGGCCGGCTCGTTCGTCTCCTATGCGCGCGAATTCTTCGGCGAGAAGGCGTCGTTCGCGACCGGCTGGCTGTACTGGTTGAACTGGGCGATGACCGGGATCGTCGACATCACCGCTTCCGCGCTGTACATGCACTTCTTCTCCAAGTACGTGGACTGGATCGGTGCGGTCCCTCAGTGGGTGTGGGCGCTCGCCGCGCTGGTGCTGGTGCTGGGTCTGAACCTCATCTCGGTCAAGGTGTTCGGCGAGTTGGAGTTCTGGTTCGCCCTGATCAAGGTCGCGGCCCTGGTCGGCTTCCTCATCATCGGCGTGTACTTCGTGGTGTTCGGCACCCCGGTCGACGGCCAGACCACCGGCCTGTCGTTGATCCACGAGAACGGCGGATTCCTGCCGCAGGGCCTGATGCCCGCGCTCGTCGTCATTCAGGGCGTCGTGTTCGCCTACGCGTCCATCGAACTGCTGGGAACCGCGGCCGGCGAGACTGAGAACCCGGAGAAGGTGATGCCGAAGGCGATCAACACGGTGATCCTGCGGATCGCGGTGTTCTACGTCGGCTCGCTGGTCCTGCTGTCCCTGCTGCTCCCGTACACCGCGTACAAGGCGGGTGAGTCGCCGTTCGTCACGTTCTTCGGTTCCATCGGCGTCGACGGCATGGACACGATCATGGACCTCGTCGTGCTCACGGCGGCGCTGTCGTCACTCAACGCCGGCATGTACTCCACCGGGCGGATCCTGCGGTCGATGGCGTTGGCCGGCTCGGCGCCCCAGTTCGCGGCTCGCATGAACGGCAACGGCGTGCCCTACGGCGGCATCCTCATCACCGGCGCCGTCGCCGGTGCGGGCGTTCTGCTCAACGCGGTGGTCCCGGCGCAGGCGTTCGAGATCGTCCTCAACCTCGCGTCGCTCGGCATCATCGCGTCCTGGGGCATGATCGTCCTGTGCCAGCTGGCGCTCTATCACCGCGCCAAGCGCGGCCTCATGGAGCGGCCGGCGTTCCGGATGGTCATGGCACCGTGGAGCGGCTATCTCACGCTGGCGTTCCTGGTGAGCGTGGTGGTGCTCATGGCGTTCGACCGTCCGGTCGGCACCTGGACCGTCGCCTCGCTGCTGATCATCGTCCCCGCCCTGGTCGGCGGCTGGTACCTGTGCCGCGGTCGCGTGATGCGTCTGGCCGCCGCACACACGGGCCCGATCGCCACCGCGGACGCTCCGGTGCCGGTCGACGCGTCCCGCCCCTGA